A DNA window from Leptolyngbya subtilissima AS-A7 contains the following coding sequences:
- a CDS encoding BolA family protein: MITPDQVSAMIKSGLPDADVQVQDLTGGGDHYQVVVVSSQFAGRSLVQQHQLVYGAVREAMSSEAIHALALKTYTPEDWAAQSA, translated from the coding sequence ATGATTACTCCCGATCAGGTTAGCGCCATGATCAAGTCTGGCCTTCCCGATGCCGATGTGCAGGTGCAAGATTTGACCGGCGGCGGCGATCATTACCAGGTGGTTGTGGTTTCGTCGCAGTTTGCGGGGCGCAGCTTGGTGCAGCAGCATCAGCTGGTTTATGGAGCGGTGCGCGAGGCCATGTCCTCCGAGGCTATCCATGCGCTAGCTTTAAAGACATATACCCCAGAAGATTGGGCCGCTCAAAGCGCCTGA
- a CDS encoding ribonuclease catalytic domain-containing protein, with protein sequence MVDKGTLVEFKHQGQPRLGVVDRPEGKKNWVVIDERGQAHTLHPRDLTYEVSGNTYKPTDIGPFATEAGSYIDPSSLEIAWEFLIESGESADPATLAELLFSDQSPTFCYAAHRLLVEDKIFFKQKGDRYEPRPAAQVDELRLQLEREAQRQHEWESFITKARQAMAGETVGWEKSDRPRLEILERLALFGDESSQRTQAVEILNALGTNPTAAGAFDTLVSLGLWSVHENLALRRSQIPGHFSEETLTMAQQRLQSPPPDPDAHRVDLTHLKAYTVDDASTQEIDDGLSLETLGDGTQRIWIHIADPTRWLMPGDDLDLEARRRCTTVYLPTGMIPMFPMELATGAMSLIQGQTCCALSFGITLTADGDIQDYQIHPTLIRPTYRLTYDDVDEMLELGITAEPELQGLAHWAKVRGRWRLTQGAISINMPESSIKVSEAEDDIVIEVFNDSTARQMVAEMMILAGEVAARYGQTHALAIPFRSQPQPELPSDEELIQLPTGWVRDSAIRRCMTRSEVGITPSRHATLGLDSYSQVTSPIRRYLDLVTHFQLKAHLRGEPLPFSSTEVTELAIGASSAAYEATLVERQTKRYWSLEYLRRHQDRVWEVMLLRWLREDEGLGLIMVEDLGLELAMRFNRAVALGEQFQVRVSHASPRQDVIRFEEVAPESEEAPASAMTAS encoded by the coding sequence TTGGTTGACAAAGGAACGTTAGTCGAATTTAAGCACCAGGGGCAGCCCCGTCTAGGGGTTGTCGATCGCCCCGAGGGCAAAAAGAACTGGGTAGTGATCGACGAGCGCGGTCAAGCCCACACCCTTCATCCCCGCGACCTCACCTATGAGGTCAGCGGTAACACCTATAAACCCACTGACATTGGTCCCTTCGCGACCGAGGCTGGATCATATATTGATCCCTCCAGCCTAGAAATTGCCTGGGAGTTCTTAATTGAATCTGGAGAATCTGCTGACCCAGCCACCTTGGCAGAGCTGCTGTTTTCTGACCAGAGCCCCACCTTTTGCTACGCAGCCCACCGACTGCTAGTAGAGGACAAGATTTTCTTTAAGCAAAAGGGCGATCGCTACGAACCTCGCCCTGCTGCCCAAGTTGATGAGCTACGGCTACAGCTCGAACGCGAGGCCCAGCGCCAGCACGAGTGGGAATCGTTTATCACCAAGGCCCGTCAGGCCATGGCGGGAGAGACCGTCGGGTGGGAAAAGAGCGATCGGCCCCGTCTCGAAATCCTCGAGCGCCTGGCGCTGTTTGGCGACGAGTCGAGTCAGCGCACCCAGGCCGTAGAAATTCTTAATGCTCTGGGTACTAACCCGACAGCGGCGGGTGCATTTGATACCCTAGTGTCACTGGGATTGTGGAGCGTCCACGAAAACCTGGCTCTCAGGCGCAGCCAAATTCCTGGTCACTTCTCTGAGGAAACCCTTACCATGGCGCAGCAGCGTCTCCAGTCTCCGCCGCCTGACCCCGATGCCCACCGCGTAGACCTCACCCACCTCAAGGCCTACACCGTAGATGACGCCAGCACCCAAGAAATTGACGACGGCTTGAGCTTAGAGACTCTAGGCGATGGCACCCAGCGTATCTGGATTCATATTGCCGACCCGACCCGCTGGCTTATGCCCGGAGACGATCTGGATTTAGAAGCTCGCCGCCGCTGCACCACCGTTTATTTGCCCACCGGCATGATTCCCATGTTCCCGATGGAGCTGGCGACCGGGGCTATGAGTCTCATTCAGGGCCAAACCTGTTGTGCCCTCAGCTTTGGCATCACCCTGACAGCCGATGGCGATATTCAGGATTATCAAATTCACCCCACGCTAATTCGTCCTACCTATCGGCTGACCTACGACGACGTTGACGAAATGTTGGAGCTGGGCATTACCGCTGAGCCCGAGCTGCAAGGGTTAGCCCACTGGGCCAAGGTGCGAGGCCGGTGGCGGCTCACCCAAGGGGCGATCAGCATCAACATGCCCGAGTCGAGCATCAAGGTGTCTGAGGCCGAAGATGACATTGTTATCGAGGTCTTCAACGACTCCACGGCCCGGCAGATGGTGGCCGAAATGATGATTTTAGCGGGAGAAGTAGCCGCTCGCTATGGGCAAACCCACGCCCTGGCAATTCCCTTTCGCAGCCAGCCCCAGCCCGAGCTGCCCTCGGATGAAGAACTCATCCAGCTGCCCACGGGTTGGGTGCGTGACTCGGCTATTCGCCGCTGCATGACCCGCAGTGAAGTGGGTATTACCCCCAGCCGCCATGCCACCCTAGGGCTAGACAGCTATAGTCAGGTCACTTCCCCCATTCGGCGCTACCTCGACTTGGTAACCCACTTTCAACTCAAAGCTCACCTACGGGGCGAGCCGCTGCCCTTTTCCTCCACAGAAGTGACCGAGTTGGCCATTGGAGCCAGTTCTGCGGCTTACGAAGCCACCCTAGTCGAGCGCCAAACCAAGCGCTACTGGTCCTTAGAATACCTGCGCCGTCACCAAGACCGGGTGTGGGAAGTGATGCTGCTGCGCTGGCTGCGAGAAGACGAAGGACTAGGGCTGATTATGGTAGAAGATTTGGGCCTAGAGTTGGCCATGCGCTTCAACCGGGCTGTAGCTCTAGGGGAGCAGTTTCAGGTGCGGGTTAGCCATGCCAGCCCTCGCCAGGACGTGATTCGCTTTGAAGAAGTTGCCCCCGAGAGTGAAGAAGCACCCGCTTCAGCAATGACGGCGAGCTGA
- the gatA gene encoding Asp-tRNA(Asn)/Glu-tRNA(Gln) amidotransferase subunit GatA, with the protein MSVIRALHQQLVSKERSAVEITQSYLDQIAALEPTIRSYLTVTGDQALAQAAQVDDRIAAGEDIGLLTGIPIALKDNLCTQGVRTTCGSKILENFVPPYESTVTGKLRDAGAIALGKTNLDEFAMGSSTENSAYQITGNPWDVTRVPGGSSGGSAAAVAAGECAVALGSDTGGSIRQPASFCGVVGLKPTYGLVSRFGLVAYASSLDQIGPLSRTVEDAALLLQGIAGHDPKDSTSLDVKVPDYTQYLKTDLKGRKVGIITETFAAEGIDPAVRTATEKAIQQLKELGAEIQEISCPRFPYGLPTYYIIAPSEASSNLARYDGVKYGVRNNNDSLMSMYTKTRAEGFGPEVKRRIMIGTYALSAGYYDAYYLKAQKVRTLIKQDFEAAFGQVDVLVCPTAPTTAFKAGEKVDDPLSMYLSDLMTIPVNLAGLPGLSLPCGFDDQGLPIGLQLIGNALREDLLFEVGYAYEQATEWHQRVP; encoded by the coding sequence ATGTCTGTCATCCGCGCTCTGCATCAACAGTTGGTCAGCAAAGAACGCTCTGCGGTGGAGATTACCCAGAGCTACCTCGACCAAATTGCAGCCCTGGAACCCACAATTCGCAGCTACCTGACCGTGACTGGCGACCAAGCCCTGGCCCAGGCGGCCCAGGTAGATGACCGCATTGCCGCCGGGGAAGACATTGGCCTGCTAACCGGCATCCCCATTGCTTTGAAGGACAATCTCTGTACCCAGGGGGTACGCACCACTTGCGGGTCGAAGATTCTCGAAAACTTTGTGCCGCCCTACGAGTCAACGGTGACGGGAAAATTGCGGGATGCAGGGGCGATCGCCCTGGGCAAAACCAACCTTGACGAGTTTGCCATGGGCAGCTCCACCGAAAACTCCGCCTACCAGATCACCGGCAATCCCTGGGATGTGACTCGGGTGCCGGGCGGTTCCTCAGGTGGCTCTGCCGCCGCTGTGGCCGCTGGGGAATGTGCGGTAGCCCTGGGGTCCGATACCGGGGGCTCTATTCGTCAGCCCGCCTCGTTTTGTGGCGTGGTTGGGCTAAAGCCTACCTATGGGCTGGTTTCGCGGTTTGGCCTGGTGGCCTACGCCTCGTCACTCGACCAAATTGGCCCCCTATCCCGCACGGTGGAAGATGCTGCACTGCTGCTTCAGGGGATTGCGGGCCACGATCCCAAAGACTCCACTAGTCTGGATGTGAAGGTTCCCGACTACACCCAGTATCTTAAAACTGACCTCAAGGGTCGCAAGGTCGGCATCATTACCGAAACCTTTGCCGCTGAGGGCATTGACCCCGCCGTTAGAACGGCTACCGAGAAGGCCATTCAGCAGCTCAAGGAGCTTGGGGCTGAAATTCAAGAGATTTCCTGCCCTCGCTTCCCCTACGGGTTGCCCACCTACTACATCATCGCTCCTTCGGAAGCATCCTCGAACCTAGCCCGCTACGACGGGGTTAAGTATGGCGTTCGCAACAACAACGACAGCCTGATGTCGATGTACACCAAAACCCGCGCCGAGGGCTTTGGCCCCGAGGTGAAGCGGCGCATCATGATCGGCACCTATGCCCTGTCGGCGGGCTACTACGACGCCTACTACCTTAAGGCCCAAAAGGTGCGCACCCTAATTAAGCAAGACTTTGAGGCCGCCTTTGGTCAGGTCGATGTGCTGGTATGCCCTACGGCCCCCACCACTGCTTTCAAAGCGGGCGAAAAGGTAGACGATCCCCTCAGTATGTATCTGTCTGACCTGATGACGATTCCGGTGAACCTGGCGGGCCTGCCGGGGCTCAGCCTGCCCTGCGGTTTCGACGACCAGGGGCTACCCATTGGGCTGCAACTGATCGGCAATGCCCTACGCGAAGATCTGCTGTTTGAGGTGGGCTACGCCTACGAGCAGGCCACAGAGTGGCACCAGCGGGTGCCGTAG
- the rpmG gene encoding 50S ribosomal protein L33: protein MAKGVRLVITLECTECRTNPDKRSNGVSRYTTQKNRRNTTNRIELKKFCTHCNKHAIHKEIK from the coding sequence ATGGCTAAAGGCGTCCGCCTCGTCATAACCCTAGAGTGCACCGAATGCCGGACCAACCCCGACAAGCGCTCTAACGGTGTATCGCGCTACACCACCCAAAAAAACCGTCGTAACACGACCAACCGCATCGAACTCAAGAAGTTCTGCACCCACTGCAACAAGCACGCTATCCACAAAGAAATCAAGTAA
- a CDS encoding phycobiliprotein lyase, producing the protein MDLADITYFFNCCIGQWSIERTYHYIAQQDVERSHTDFRVDAITPELRRKVLADNGYNQIDNIDQLPGFQLAFHTVSDKGEEVSQELRALFVPKQQEGTMLSGDYLRDRAYEEDRPIISTFTYNQSNHELLMTTPYTRVVSVDSILLVNPNMRIRRILNYHRPAEGDALDSLALVGFGVEQKVEG; encoded by the coding sequence ATGGATTTAGCCGACATCACCTACTTTTTCAACTGCTGCATTGGCCAATGGTCGATTGAGCGCACCTACCACTACATTGCCCAGCAAGATGTGGAGCGATCGCACACCGACTTTCGCGTCGATGCCATCACCCCCGAGCTGCGGCGCAAAGTGCTAGCCGACAACGGCTACAACCAGATAGATAATATCGACCAGCTGCCCGGCTTTCAGCTCGCCTTCCACACCGTGTCTGACAAAGGCGAAGAAGTCTCTCAGGAGCTGCGAGCCCTATTTGTGCCCAAGCAGCAAGAGGGGACCATGCTATCGGGAGATTATTTGCGCGATCGCGCCTACGAAGAAGACCGCCCGATCATCTCCACCTTCACCTACAACCAGAGCAACCACGAACTGCTCATGACCACCCCCTACACCCGCGTGGTCTCCGTCGACTCCATTCTGCTAGTCAACCCCAACATGCGCATTCGCCGCATTCTCAACTACCACCGCCCCGCAGAGGGAGATGCGTTGGATAGCCTAGCGCTGGTTGGGTTTGGCGTGGAGCAGAAGGTGGAAGGGTAG
- a CDS encoding alpha/beta hydrolase: MPIVKFLFGVLGIAGVIYVSLCSWLWFAQRRLMYLPCPAMGVTPDAFGVVYEDVWIPTDGAGQLHGWWLPANSGNDLTILYLHGNAGNVSSNLGKALQLRSLGASVLTIDYRGYGQSSGPFPTEQRLYEDALAAWRFLQVEQGVMPQHLVIYGHSLGGAIGIELATQVPHLAGLVVEASFTSMADMATLSQYNRWFPVRQLLTQRFESITKVNHLKAPTLYLHGLADASVPAVMSEMLYQATGGPKSLWLVPNADHNDLPDWAGEEFEQRLRQFLQNYVLAKH, translated from the coding sequence ATGCCCATTGTCAAATTTCTCTTCGGCGTTCTGGGCATTGCAGGGGTCATCTATGTTTCGCTGTGCAGCTGGCTGTGGTTTGCCCAGCGGCGGCTGATGTATTTGCCTTGCCCGGCTATGGGCGTGACTCCGGATGCGTTTGGCGTAGTCTACGAAGATGTTTGGATTCCAACGGATGGGGCTGGACAGCTGCACGGCTGGTGGCTGCCGGCGAACTCGGGCAATGACCTCACCATCTTGTATCTCCACGGCAATGCTGGCAATGTCTCCAGCAATTTGGGCAAGGCGCTGCAGCTGCGATCGCTAGGTGCCTCTGTGCTGACCATTGACTACCGTGGCTACGGCCAGAGTTCTGGCCCCTTCCCCACTGAGCAGCGGCTTTACGAAGACGCTCTGGCTGCCTGGCGGTTTTTGCAGGTTGAGCAAGGCGTCATGCCTCAACACCTGGTGATTTATGGCCATTCTCTCGGCGGGGCGATCGGCATTGAGTTGGCTACCCAGGTGCCCCATCTTGCAGGCCTGGTGGTCGAGGCGTCATTCACCTCCATGGCCGATATGGCGACCCTCTCGCAGTACAATCGTTGGTTTCCGGTGCGTCAGCTGCTCACCCAGCGGTTTGAGTCAATCACTAAGGTCAACCATCTAAAGGCTCCCACCCTATACCTTCATGGCTTGGCAGACGCCTCAGTACCGGCTGTCATGAGCGAGATGCTCTACCAGGCTACGGGCGGGCCAAAATCCCTTTGGCTGGTGCCCAATGCCGACCACAACGACCTGCCTGACTGGGCTGGTGAAGAGTTTGAGCAGCGGCTGCGCCAGTTTTTGCAGAATTATGTGTTGGCTAAGCATTAA
- the rpsR gene encoding 30S ribosomal protein S18: MAYFRRRVSPIKPEDPIDYKDVDLLRKFITERGKILPRRITGLTAKQQRALTTAIKRARIIALLPYVNGEG; this comes from the coding sequence ATGGCCTATTTTCGTCGTCGAGTATCTCCAATCAAGCCCGAAGACCCGATCGACTACAAAGATGTCGATCTGCTTCGTAAGTTCATCACCGAGCGCGGCAAAATTTTGCCCCGCCGCATCACTGGCTTGACCGCTAAACAACAGCGGGCACTCACCACAGCCATCAAGCGGGCGCGGATTATCGCCCTGCTGCCCTATGTGAATGGGGAAGGCTAG
- the grxD gene encoding Grx4 family monothiol glutaredoxin — translation MDSATKERLDQLVQNNTIVVFMKGNKLMPQCGFSNNVVQILNVLGAPFETVDVLADPDIRQGIKEYSNWPTIPQVYINGEFVGGSDILIELYQNGKLQEMVEIALAS, via the coding sequence ATGGATTCGGCAACTAAAGAAAGGCTCGATCAGCTGGTTCAAAACAACACCATCGTGGTGTTTATGAAGGGCAACAAGCTCATGCCCCAGTGTGGTTTCTCCAACAACGTTGTGCAAATTCTCAACGTGCTGGGTGCCCCTTTTGAAACGGTCGATGTGCTGGCTGACCCAGATATTCGTCAGGGCATCAAGGAATATTCCAACTGGCCTACCATTCCCCAGGTGTACATCAATGGCGAGTTTGTCGGTGGTTCCGACATTCTCATTGAGCTGTACCAAAACGGCAAGCTCCAGGAGATGGTTGAGATCGCCCTAGCTTCTTGA
- a CDS encoding cyclase family protein, with translation MLIDLSHTVEHGMITYEGIPGPIICDFLSREASQAHYAKGTTFHIGKIEMAANTGTYIDSPFHRYAEGKDLSELPLESIADVDGLLFRADPAQRAIGPELFAGAAVQGKAVLVHTGWSQHWRTAQYFKGHPFLTAATAEWLKTAGARLVGIDSLNIDDTSDGHRPVHSILLGADIPIVEHMCNLESLPESKFKLHAVPVKVQNFGTFPVRVYAVT, from the coding sequence ATGCTGATCGATCTGAGCCACACCGTAGAGCACGGCATGATTACCTACGAAGGTATTCCTGGCCCCATCATTTGCGATTTTCTCAGCCGAGAAGCCTCGCAGGCCCACTACGCCAAAGGCACCACTTTCCACATTGGCAAAATCGAAATGGCGGCCAACACCGGTACGTACATCGATTCGCCCTTTCATCGCTATGCCGAGGGCAAAGATTTATCAGAACTGCCTTTAGAATCCATCGCCGATGTCGATGGGCTACTGTTTCGGGCTGACCCAGCGCAACGGGCGATCGGCCCAGAGTTGTTTGCAGGGGCAGCGGTTCAGGGCAAAGCTGTACTTGTACATACCGGGTGGTCTCAGCACTGGCGTACAGCCCAATACTTTAAGGGGCATCCCTTTCTAACCGCAGCGACGGCAGAGTGGCTCAAAACCGCTGGTGCTCGATTGGTGGGCATTGACTCGCTCAATATTGACGACACTAGCGATGGCCATCGCCCTGTGCATTCAATCTTGTTGGGTGCAGATATTCCCATCGTTGAGCACATGTGCAACCTCGAAAGTCTTCCCGAGTCAAAATTCAAGCTACACGCCGTGCCCGTTAAGGTCCAGAACTTCGGCACCTTCCCCGTACGGGTTTACGCGGTTACGTAA
- a CDS encoding MFS transporter, which yields MSPTTLPVAFQQRLDQSAITRPMVRLWLLAASLIALDGFDFFIIGVALPFLQRDLDLGPAAVGAVAAAAVAGSLLGSLFLGPLTDKLGRQPMLIADVILFVVATAGTALAWNLSSLLVFRVLVGVAIGADYPISVAYIVENVPTRHRDQLVIGAFSFQAVGALLGALVGIATLYEFSVGYPGDEQMAIHYAWRWMLGVGVILALGVALARLAVSLESPAYLLAQEDYEGASNMASELLGETVILEPDRSSPDGQLQLRYRDLFAPTYRRQTLLASVPWFLQDIATYGVGIFTPVILGVLVFGESSNLVTQTLASAKGSALVDIFLILGFLLAVLLVKRLGPIVLQIVGFLGMALGLGLLAASTGLPPESRAALGLIFGGFLLFNLLMNAGPNATTFLLSGAVFPAAIRASGAGLAAALAKAGAVLGTFGLPVLQQTLGLAPTLGLLAVLCGVAALVTFVYRREASQLRLLGDRADEAIAPSLPE from the coding sequence ATGTCCCCAACTACCCTGCCGGTTGCCTTTCAGCAGCGTCTCGACCAATCTGCCATCACGCGCCCGATGGTGCGGCTGTGGCTGCTGGCCGCCAGCCTGATCGCCCTAGACGGGTTTGACTTTTTTATCATTGGGGTTGCTCTGCCATTTTTGCAGCGTGACCTTGATCTAGGGCCAGCAGCAGTTGGGGCCGTGGCGGCGGCAGCAGTGGCCGGTTCGCTGCTGGGCTCATTGTTTCTCGGGCCGCTCACCGATAAATTGGGCCGCCAGCCCATGCTGATTGCCGACGTCATTTTGTTTGTAGTAGCTACCGCTGGCACCGCCCTGGCCTGGAACCTGTCTTCGCTACTGGTCTTTCGGGTATTGGTTGGGGTGGCGATCGGAGCCGACTATCCTATCAGCGTGGCCTACATTGTCGAAAACGTACCTACGCGCCACCGCGATCAGCTAGTGATTGGAGCCTTCTCCTTTCAGGCGGTGGGGGCGCTGCTAGGGGCGCTAGTGGGCATCGCCACCCTGTATGAATTTTCTGTGGGCTATCCAGGTGACGAGCAGATGGCTATTCACTACGCCTGGCGCTGGATGCTAGGGGTGGGGGTAATTTTAGCGCTGGGAGTGGCCTTAGCGCGCCTAGCGGTTTCCTTAGAAAGCCCTGCTTACCTACTGGCCCAAGAGGACTATGAAGGAGCATCTAATATGGCCTCTGAGCTACTGGGGGAGACCGTTATCCTAGAGCCCGATCGCAGTTCACCAGATGGCCAACTCCAGCTCCGCTATCGAGATCTGTTTGCGCCCACCTACCGTCGCCAAACGCTGCTGGCTTCGGTGCCCTGGTTTTTGCAAGATATTGCTACCTATGGGGTGGGCATTTTTACCCCGGTTATTTTGGGTGTTTTAGTCTTTGGCGAATCGTCTAACCTGGTGACGCAGACCCTAGCCTCGGCCAAAGGCTCGGCGCTGGTCGATATCTTTTTAATCCTTGGCTTTCTGCTGGCGGTGCTGCTAGTTAAGCGGCTGGGGCCGATTGTGCTGCAAATCGTTGGCTTCTTGGGTATGGCCCTAGGCCTGGGGCTGCTGGCAGCCTCGACCGGGCTGCCACCCGAGAGCCGTGCGGCTCTTGGGTTAATTTTTGGCGGCTTTCTGCTGTTTAACCTGTTGATGAATGCAGGTCCCAACGCCACCACCTTTCTACTTTCGGGAGCGGTGTTTCCGGCTGCGATTCGAGCTAGTGGGGCTGGGTTGGCGGCTGCCTTAGCCAAAGCTGGCGCTGTGTTGGGGACCTTTGGGTTGCCGGTTCTACAGCAGACCCTAGGGTTGGCCCCAACACTGGGGTTGTTGGCGGTGTTGTGTGGGGTAGCTGCTTTGGTGACCTTTGTCTACCGTCGAGAAGCATCACAACTGCGACTACTCGGTGATAGGGCAGATGAGGCGATCGCCCCATCATTGCCTGAATAA
- a CDS encoding S8 family serine peptidase, with product MTGFSSDARLPHGGPRSDFRGEILQRGGEELLLEKVPTRFITRLTAATALEPLQQRLHPLAVRAVAGGQLVEWQMAENRLEVALTTARQNPTVRFASHVYRLVDSPQTWVYLTDQLTVQFAPDTTTATIDAILGSLGIAIENPLEGMPNAFVVQVTSAATENPIKIANRLIALEMVLAAEPNLSIETGSLYRPTDDRYPQQWHLFHNGGPSLAAGSHISAEAAWDITRGSRSVVIAVSDDGFDLNHPDLQGVGKLVAPLDLQDKDALPLPAKQNENHGTAVAGLAIGEENATGIVGVAPGCAFLPIRTTGFIDDGAIEQLFNEAARRGAAVIVCSWSPASNYFPLTLRQTHALTRAATTGRNGKGCVIVFSAGNANRPVSGTINETQWPKNALSGPTRWLSGFAIHPDVIAVSASTSLGTKAAYSNWGEHIAVTAPSNNAPPNMTLPQVGNVQTGPPLTQYQPGRGMVTSDRTQAAGYSGEDYTNTFGGTSSSCPVVAGVAGLMLSVNPSLTARQVREILQATADKIVDRTPDPQLGLQHGTYNANGHSQWFGYGKVNAAAAVREAQRRALPGRQVGRIVQQQNQTARGIPDNQPGGVESSVAVAVTGTVADVQVEVSLDHPFLGDISLTLVSPNGTTALIQGRTLGRQTELRTTYTLQTTPVLMRLLGQPAQGTWRLRAVDNAPGATGQLLSWGLTLGVSG from the coding sequence ATGACCGGATTTTCCTCAGATGCTCGTTTGCCCCATGGTGGCCCCCGCAGCGATTTTCGAGGAGAGATCCTGCAGCGCGGCGGCGAAGAGCTGCTGCTCGAAAAAGTACCCACCCGTTTTATTACCCGTCTCACGGCAGCCACAGCGTTAGAACCGCTGCAACAGCGTCTGCACCCTCTGGCTGTGCGTGCGGTGGCTGGAGGGCAACTGGTGGAGTGGCAGATGGCTGAAAACAGATTGGAAGTAGCTCTAACCACGGCCCGCCAAAACCCGACGGTCCGTTTTGCCAGCCATGTATATCGCTTGGTCGATAGCCCTCAAACCTGGGTCTATCTAACCGACCAGCTAACGGTGCAGTTTGCCCCTGACACGACTACGGCCACGATTGACGCCATTTTGGGTAGCTTGGGCATCGCCATCGAAAACCCTCTGGAGGGCATGCCCAACGCCTTTGTGGTGCAGGTTACCTCAGCGGCGACCGAAAATCCAATCAAAATTGCTAACCGACTGATAGCGCTAGAGATGGTGCTGGCAGCAGAGCCAAACCTGTCTATAGAAACCGGCAGCCTCTACCGCCCCACAGACGATCGCTACCCTCAGCAGTGGCACCTGTTTCACAACGGTGGCCCGAGCCTGGCGGCAGGGTCACACATCTCAGCGGAGGCGGCTTGGGATATTACCCGGGGGTCCAGATCGGTGGTGATCGCCGTCAGCGATGACGGGTTTGACCTCAACCATCCCGATCTTCAGGGGGTTGGCAAGCTGGTAGCACCGCTAGATCTGCAAGATAAAGACGCTCTGCCCCTGCCCGCTAAGCAGAATGAAAACCACGGCACCGCCGTCGCCGGACTGGCTATTGGCGAAGAAAATGCCACCGGCATCGTTGGGGTGGCCCCTGGCTGCGCCTTTTTGCCCATTCGCACCACCGGCTTTATCGACGATGGAGCGATCGAGCAGCTGTTCAATGAGGCGGCGCGTCGGGGGGCCGCCGTAATCGTCTGTAGCTGGTCACCGGCATCGAACTACTTTCCCCTCACCCTGCGGCAGACCCATGCGCTGACTCGAGCTGCCACCACCGGGCGCAACGGCAAGGGCTGCGTTATTGTCTTTTCGGCGGGCAATGCTAACCGCCCCGTCAGCGGCACCATTAACGAGACCCAGTGGCCTAAAAATGCTCTCAGCGGCCCCACGCGGTGGCTGAGCGGGTTTGCCATTCACCCTGACGTGATTGCGGTGTCTGCCTCGACCAGCCTGGGCACCAAGGCTGCCTACAGCAACTGGGGCGAACATATCGCCGTGACAGCCCCCAGCAACAACGCGCCACCCAACATGACCCTACCCCAAGTGGGCAATGTGCAAACTGGGCCACCGCTGACTCAGTACCAGCCGGGGCGGGGCATGGTGACGAGCGATCGCACCCAGGCCGCCGGCTACTCCGGTGAAGACTACACCAACACCTTTGGCGGCACCTCTAGCTCTTGCCCAGTGGTGGCGGGAGTAGCGGGGCTGATGCTCTCGGTTAACCCCAGTCTGACAGCACGGCAGGTGCGCGAAATCTTGCAGGCCACCGCCGACAAAATTGTCGATCGCACCCCCGACCCCCAGCTCGGCCTTCAACACGGCACCTACAACGCCAATGGCCACTCTCAGTGGTTTGGCTACGGCAAAGTCAATGCAGCAGCAGCGGTGCGCGAGGCCCAGCGGCGGGCTTTGCCGGGGCGGCAAGTGGGTCGGATCGTGCAGCAGCAAAACCAGACTGCGCGGGGCATACCTGACAACCAGCCAGGTGGAGTGGAGAGCAGCGTGGCCGTAGCCGTCACTGGAACGGTAGCCGATGTGCAGGTCGAGGTCAGCCTTGACCACCCATTTTTGGGAGATATCAGCCTAACGCTGGTTTCTCCTAACGGCACTACGGCTCTTATTCAAGGCCGCACTTTGGGCCGCCAAACGGAACTGCGCACTACCTACACGCTGCAAACAACGCCAGTGCTAATGCGGCTCCTGGGCCAGCCAGCTCAAGGAACCTGGCGGTTGCGGGCAGTGGATAACGCCCCTGGCGCTACAGGCCAGCTCTTGAGTTGGGGGCTGACGTTGGGAGTAAGTGGATAA
- a CDS encoding phycobiliprotein lyase, with the protein MPLSTDVARILAEPLVQAFFQDTAGDWRSERRYYTLKSGETQEVVSQITIEFLEAGADQLLELATLHQLDPQKPLICGTTVTWESEYVGTGKKPVAGSTIFGVRGTTLYRDRGFATSKPVTAQYHFTDSRTLVLKTQYNDSSFEEELRLIGQRYRTRQTVISRAGEQIMIGQYLETRL; encoded by the coding sequence ATGCCCCTCTCCACTGATGTTGCCCGCATTTTGGCCGAACCTTTGGTGCAAGCCTTTTTTCAAGACACTGCCGGAGACTGGCGCTCGGAGCGTCGCTACTACACCCTCAAAAGCGGCGAAACTCAGGAAGTAGTGAGCCAGATTACTATCGAGTTTCTAGAAGCTGGGGCTGATCAGCTTTTGGAACTTGCTACCTTGCACCAGTTGGATCCTCAAAAGCCACTAATCTGCGGCACCACCGTCACTTGGGAAAGCGAGTACGTGGGCACTGGCAAAAAGCCCGTGGCTGGCAGTACCATTTTTGGGGTGCGGGGGACGACGTTGTACCGCGATCGCGGCTTTGCTACCTCTAAACCTGTCACCGCCCAATACCACTTCACCGACAGCCGCACCCTGGTGCTCAAAACCCAGTACAACGACTCCTCTTTTGAAGAGGAACTACGGCTGATTGGCCAGCGCTATCGCACCCGCCAAACGGTCATTTCCCGTGCTGGAGAACAGATTATGATTGGGCAATACCTGGAAACTCGCCTTTAA